A window from Streptomyces sp. NBC_00299 encodes these proteins:
- a CDS encoding L-rhamnose mutarotase, which translates to MQRVCFLLKVRADRLDEYRERHAAVWPEMLEALSVTGWHNYSLFLRDDGLLVGYLETEDFAAAVAGMEATDVNARWQAEMAPFFESLDGARPDEAMKPLTEVFHLA; encoded by the coding sequence ATGCAGCGCGTGTGCTTCCTGCTGAAGGTCAGGGCGGACCGCCTCGACGAGTACCGCGAGCGGCACGCCGCCGTGTGGCCCGAGATGCTCGAAGCGCTCTCGGTCACCGGCTGGCACAACTACTCGCTCTTCCTGCGCGACGACGGCCTGCTCGTCGGCTACCTGGAGACCGAGGACTTCGCCGCCGCCGTGGCCGGTATGGAAGCCACCGATGTCAACGCCCGCTGGCAGGCGGAGATGGCGCCGTTCTTCGAGTCATTGGACGGCGCCCGGCCCGACGAGGCCATGAAACCGCTCACCGAGGTGTTCCACCTCGCCTGA
- a CDS encoding sugar ABC transporter ATP-binding protein has protein sequence MTHPSTTGPAPVLALRDISKSFGAVRALRDVSLELFPGEVHALAGENGAGKSTLIKTLAGVHRPDAGQVLLDGAPVVFHGPGDARDAGIAVIYQEPTLFPDLSIAENIFMGRQPRRALGRIDHKATHTATLALMQRLGVELDPDRPARGLSIADQQIVEIAKALSFDARVLIMDEPTAALTGSEVSRLFGVVRALREQGAAVLFISHRLEEIFQICRRVTTLRDGAWIASEPLDGMTEDDLVRRMVGRDLDEMYPKQDVKPGEVALSVRRLTREGVFTDVSFDVRRGEIVGLAGLVGAGRTEVARAVFGIDRWDAGEVSVGGKALTNGAPSTAMASGLALVPEDRRAQGLVMDMSIERNIGLTGLRSTVKAGLMDRGAERSRSLDWAVKLQVKYARIADTVNTLSGGNQQKVVLAKWLATGPKVLIVDEPTRGIDVGTKAEVHRLLSELAADGVAVLMISSDLPEILGMADRVLVMHEGRLTAEIPRSEATEETVMAAATGRAAA, from the coding sequence GGTTCTTGCGCTCAGGGACATTTCCAAGTCCTTCGGTGCGGTCCGCGCCCTGCGGGACGTCTCCCTGGAGCTGTTTCCCGGGGAGGTGCACGCCCTCGCCGGGGAGAACGGCGCGGGCAAGTCGACCCTGATCAAGACGCTCGCCGGAGTGCACCGGCCGGACGCCGGCCAGGTGCTGCTCGACGGTGCGCCCGTCGTCTTCCACGGCCCCGGCGACGCCCGCGACGCCGGTATCGCCGTGATCTACCAGGAGCCGACCCTCTTCCCCGACCTGTCGATCGCCGAGAACATCTTCATGGGCCGTCAGCCACGGCGCGCCCTCGGCCGGATCGACCACAAGGCCACGCACACCGCGACTCTCGCGCTGATGCAGCGGCTCGGCGTCGAACTCGACCCCGACCGCCCCGCGCGCGGCCTGTCCATCGCCGACCAGCAGATCGTCGAGATCGCCAAGGCGCTGTCCTTCGACGCCCGCGTCCTGATCATGGACGAGCCGACCGCCGCCCTCACCGGCAGCGAGGTCTCCCGGCTCTTCGGCGTCGTGCGTGCCCTGCGCGAACAGGGCGCCGCCGTCCTCTTCATCTCCCACCGGCTGGAGGAGATCTTCCAGATCTGCCGGCGGGTCACCACCCTGCGCGACGGCGCCTGGATCGCCAGCGAACCGCTGGACGGCATGACCGAGGACGACCTCGTACGCCGGATGGTCGGCCGCGACCTCGACGAGATGTATCCCAAGCAGGACGTGAAGCCGGGCGAAGTGGCGTTGAGCGTACGCCGGTTGACCCGCGAGGGCGTCTTCACCGACGTCTCCTTCGACGTACGGCGCGGTGAGATCGTCGGTCTCGCGGGCCTCGTCGGCGCGGGCCGTACGGAGGTCGCGCGGGCCGTGTTCGGCATCGACCGCTGGGACGCCGGCGAGGTCTCCGTGGGCGGCAAGGCCCTCACCAACGGCGCCCCCTCCACCGCCATGGCCTCCGGCCTCGCCCTCGTTCCCGAGGACCGGCGCGCTCAAGGCCTGGTGATGGACATGTCCATCGAGCGCAACATCGGCCTCACCGGGCTGCGTTCGACCGTGAAGGCCGGCCTGATGGACCGCGGCGCCGAACGCAGCCGCTCCCTCGACTGGGCCGTCAAGCTCCAGGTCAAGTACGCGCGGATCGCCGACACCGTCAACACGCTGTCCGGCGGCAATCAGCAGAAGGTCGTCCTCGCCAAATGGCTCGCGACCGGCCCCAAGGTGCTGATCGTCGACGAGCCCACCCGGGGCATCGACGTCGGTACGAAGGCCGAAGTGCACCGGCTGCTCAGCGAGTTGGCCGCCGACGGCGTGGCCGTCCTGATGATCTCCTCCGACCTGCCCGAGATCCTCGGCATGGCCGACCGTGTGCTCGTGATGCACGAGGGACGCCTCACCGCCGAGATCCCGCGCTCCGAAGCCACCGAGGAAACCGTGATGGCCGCAGCAACGGGGAGGGCCGCCGCATGA
- a CDS encoding ABC transporter permease — protein sequence MTVITPKEAPVTDVPKSSGTRLVDRVFKMRELAILVVFVVMIVVTQLGNSEFLTEQGIKDLLLNATILVLVATGQSLVVITRNVDLSVGSTLGISAFAAGTYLQGGGNPVLAVLLAVLMGIGFGLLNGLLVSLGQVPALVVTLGTLYIIRGIDSIWVGSRQITAADLPDGFVDFGSGGIAAVPWLALIALAVVVATAYYLKHFGSGRELYALGSNPEAARLAGIPVRKRILAAYTFCGALAGLAGALYLARFGNVDSGTGNGYELTVVSAVVVGGVVFTGGSGSVYGAALGALLLTSINSVLPALGVSSVWVLAINGILLILAIAVDRIVALRVANALKKRNARHG from the coding sequence ATGACGGTGATCACTCCCAAGGAGGCCCCTGTCACCGACGTACCGAAGTCCAGCGGCACCCGCCTGGTCGACCGCGTCTTCAAGATGCGCGAACTCGCCATCCTGGTCGTCTTCGTGGTGATGATCGTCGTCACCCAGCTGGGCAACAGCGAGTTCCTCACCGAACAGGGCATCAAGGACCTGCTGCTGAACGCGACGATCCTCGTCCTGGTCGCCACCGGCCAGTCCCTGGTCGTCATCACGAGGAACGTCGACCTGTCCGTCGGCTCCACACTCGGCATCAGCGCCTTCGCCGCAGGAACGTACCTCCAGGGCGGCGGGAACCCGGTCCTCGCCGTGCTCCTGGCGGTCCTGATGGGCATCGGCTTCGGCTTGCTGAACGGTCTGCTCGTCAGCCTCGGCCAGGTGCCCGCGCTCGTCGTCACCCTCGGCACCCTCTACATCATCCGCGGCATCGACTCCATCTGGGTCGGCTCCCGCCAGATCACCGCGGCCGACCTCCCGGACGGCTTCGTCGACTTCGGCTCCGGCGGCATCGCCGCGGTGCCGTGGCTGGCGCTGATCGCCCTCGCCGTGGTCGTGGCGACCGCGTACTACCTCAAGCACTTCGGCAGCGGCCGTGAGCTGTACGCCCTCGGCTCCAACCCGGAGGCCGCCCGCCTCGCCGGCATCCCGGTCCGCAAGCGGATCCTCGCCGCGTACACCTTCTGCGGTGCCCTCGCCGGTCTCGCGGGCGCGTTGTACCTGGCCCGGTTCGGCAACGTCGACTCCGGCACCGGCAACGGCTACGAACTCACCGTCGTCAGCGCGGTCGTGGTCGGCGGCGTCGTCTTCACCGGCGGCTCCGGCAGCGTCTACGGCGCCGCCCTCGGCGCGCTGCTGCTGACCTCCATCAACAGCGTCCTGCCCGCCCTCGGCGTCAGCTCCGTCTGGGTGCTCGCCATCAACGGCATCCTGCTCATCCTCGCCATCGCGGTCGACCGGATCGTCGCGCTGCGCGTGGCCAACGCCCTGAAGAAGAGGAACGCACGCCATGGCTGA
- a CDS encoding ABC transporter permease, producing the protein MADSSLTRAVRWDTVVGALLIVVLLLSFTTVDGFGNALNLSFLIGNTLPIALIALPMTLLVVSGEIDLSVASTAGLSGAVMGALWNQGMTIETIIPICLLLGVVCGLINGLLVTRLGLPSLAVTIGTLAAYRGIAQIVLGSDAVTDFPSQYLDFAAGRIGDTFIPYAFLPFLVLLAIAVVALHATPFGRSVFATGASEEAARFAGIRVKRQKLILFTVTGLMASLTGIFWALHYASARYDNATGLELSVVAAVLLGGIDFDGGKGTLGGAIAGVFLLGALQNVMSLQDVSAQSQIVVTGVLLVLSVLGPRVARQISVARAGRRAASTPTS; encoded by the coding sequence ATGGCTGACTCGTCGCTCACGCGCGCCGTTCGCTGGGACACGGTTGTCGGCGCCCTTCTGATCGTCGTGCTCCTGCTGTCCTTCACCACGGTCGATGGCTTCGGCAACGCTCTCAACCTGTCGTTCCTGATCGGAAACACCCTTCCGATCGCATTGATCGCCCTGCCGATGACACTGCTGGTCGTCTCGGGCGAGATCGATCTTTCGGTCGCATCGACCGCGGGGCTCTCGGGCGCCGTGATGGGTGCGCTCTGGAACCAGGGCATGACGATCGAGACGATCATTCCGATCTGCCTGTTGCTCGGTGTGGTGTGCGGTCTGATCAACGGGCTCCTGGTGACCAGGCTGGGCCTGCCGTCCCTCGCCGTCACGATCGGCACGCTCGCCGCCTACCGGGGCATCGCGCAGATCGTGCTCGGGTCGGACGCGGTGACCGACTTCCCGTCCCAGTACCTGGACTTCGCGGCGGGGCGGATCGGCGACACGTTCATTCCGTACGCCTTCCTGCCCTTCCTCGTCCTGCTCGCCATCGCCGTGGTCGCCCTGCACGCCACGCCGTTCGGGCGGTCGGTCTTCGCCACCGGCGCGAGCGAGGAGGCGGCGCGCTTCGCCGGTATCCGTGTCAAGCGGCAGAAGTTGATCCTGTTCACGGTGACCGGCCTGATGGCCTCGCTCACCGGCATCTTCTGGGCGCTGCACTACGCGAGCGCCCGCTACGACAACGCCACCGGGCTCGAACTCTCCGTCGTGGCCGCCGTGTTGCTCGGCGGCATCGACTTCGACGGCGGCAAGGGCACGCTGGGCGGCGCCATCGCCGGGGTGTTCCTGCTGGGGGCGTTGCAGAACGTCATGAGCCTCCAGGACGTCTCCGCCCAGTCGCAGATCGTCGTCACCGGCGTCCTGCTCGTGCTTTCCGTGCTCGGCCCCCGGGTCGCACGGCAGATCTCCGTGGCAAGGGCGGGCCGCAGAGCCGCCTCGACTCCGACCTCGTAA
- the rhaS gene encoding rhamnose ABC transporter substrate-binding protein yields MRKSSLRRASAALAAATSLALALTACGGTTKEDVKNEGASAATAGKADPNAELKKGLTVGFLPKQVNNPYFTSADKGGEAALKELGSSYKEVGPSSATDTAGQVSYVNTLTQQQVDAMAVSAQDPGALCTALKQAMKNDIKVVTYDSDTTADCRNAFVSQASAEDLGRTEVQLLAEQIDYKGEIAILSAAQTATNQNTWIDFMKDELKDPKYKDIKLVKIAYGNDDAQQSFQQTQGLLQEYPNLKGIISPTTVGIKAAAQYLSGSKYKGKVKLTGLGTPNDMRKYVKNGTVEAFELWDPSKLGELAARTAVALVSGQITGKEGETFKAGDMGEYTIGKDGVISLGKPTVFDAKNIDKFNF; encoded by the coding sequence ATGCGCAAGTCATCCCTCCGCCGCGCCTCCGCTGCTCTCGCCGCCGCCACGTCCCTCGCTCTCGCCCTCACCGCGTGCGGCGGCACCACCAAGGAGGACGTCAAGAACGAGGGCGCCTCCGCCGCCACCGCCGGCAAGGCCGACCCGAACGCCGAGCTGAAGAAGGGCCTGACCGTCGGCTTCCTGCCCAAGCAGGTCAACAACCCCTACTTCACCTCCGCCGACAAGGGCGGCGAGGCCGCGCTGAAGGAGCTGGGCTCCAGCTACAAGGAGGTCGGGCCGTCCAGCGCCACCGACACCGCCGGACAGGTGAGTTACGTCAACACGCTCACCCAGCAGCAGGTCGACGCGATGGCCGTCTCCGCGCAGGACCCGGGCGCCCTGTGCACCGCGCTGAAGCAGGCCATGAAGAACGACATCAAGGTCGTCACCTACGACTCCGACACCACCGCCGACTGCCGCAACGCCTTCGTCTCGCAGGCGTCCGCCGAGGACCTCGGCCGTACCGAGGTGCAGCTGCTCGCCGAACAGATCGACTACAAGGGCGAGATCGCGATCCTGTCCGCCGCGCAGACGGCGACGAACCAGAACACCTGGATCGACTTCATGAAGGATGAGCTCAAGGACCCCAAGTACAAGGACATCAAGCTCGTCAAGATCGCGTACGGCAACGACGACGCCCAGCAGTCCTTCCAGCAGACCCAGGGCCTGCTCCAGGAGTACCCGAACCTGAAGGGGATCATCTCCCCGACGACGGTCGGCATCAAGGCGGCCGCCCAGTACCTCTCCGGCTCGAAGTACAAGGGCAAGGTCAAGCTGACCGGCCTCGGCACGCCGAACGACATGCGCAAGTACGTCAAGAACGGCACCGTCGAGGCGTTCGAGCTGTGGGACCCCTCGAAGCTCGGCGAGCTGGCCGCCCGTACCGCAGTCGCCCTGGTCTCCGGCCAGATCACCGGCAAGGAGGGCGAGACCTTCAAGGCCGGCGACATGGGCGAGTACACCATCGGCAAGGACGGCGTGATCAGCCTCGGCAAGCCGACCGTGTTCGACGCCAAGAACATCGACAAGTTCAACTTCTGA
- a CDS encoding LacI family DNA-binding transcriptional regulator, whose translation MAQSVGIKDVARAAGVSVGTVSNVINRPDAVATETRARVQSAIDRLGYVRSESARQLRAGRSRIMGLLVLDMGNPFFVDVARGAERTARDAGLGVMVCNSAQSAGEEADYLSLFAEQRVRGVLLTPADATGRNIETFRRHNIPFVLVDRVAEGTTECSVSVDDVAGGALAVRHLVDAGHRSIAYVSGPPGLNQVRDRRTGALHALEEAGLGPENLRELPTERLDVAAGRDAGARLLGLADRPTAVFCANDLLALGVLQAMYAAGVGVPDDLAIVGYDDIEFAAAAAVPLTSVRQPAVTMGTLAAEMLLEETEEDGTKRHEHRRVVLQPELVVRRSSLSAR comes from the coding sequence ATGGCCCAGTCGGTGGGTATCAAGGACGTCGCACGTGCCGCCGGAGTCTCCGTCGGCACGGTGTCCAACGTCATCAACCGTCCGGACGCGGTCGCCACGGAGACCCGGGCGCGGGTGCAGTCCGCGATAGACCGGCTGGGCTATGTCCGCAGCGAGTCCGCGCGCCAGCTGCGCGCGGGGCGCAGCCGGATCATGGGACTGCTCGTCCTGGACATGGGCAACCCCTTCTTCGTCGACGTGGCGCGCGGCGCCGAGCGGACCGCGCGCGACGCCGGGCTCGGCGTGATGGTCTGCAACAGCGCGCAGAGCGCCGGCGAGGAGGCCGACTACCTCTCCCTCTTCGCCGAACAGCGGGTAAGGGGCGTGCTGCTGACCCCGGCGGACGCCACCGGACGCAACATCGAAACGTTTCGCCGCCACAACATCCCCTTCGTCCTGGTCGACCGGGTCGCCGAGGGCACCACCGAGTGCTCGGTCTCCGTCGACGACGTCGCGGGCGGCGCGCTGGCCGTACGTCACCTCGTCGACGCCGGGCACCGCTCCATCGCGTACGTCAGCGGCCCGCCCGGTCTCAACCAGGTCCGCGACCGCCGTACCGGCGCCCTGCACGCGCTGGAGGAGGCCGGCCTCGGACCCGAGAACCTGCGCGAGCTGCCCACCGAGCGCCTCGACGTCGCCGCCGGCCGGGACGCGGGCGCCCGGCTGCTCGGCCTCGCCGACCGCCCCACCGCCGTCTTCTGCGCCAACGACCTGCTCGCCCTGGGTGTCCTGCAGGCCATGTACGCCGCGGGCGTCGGCGTCCCCGACGACCTGGCGATCGTCGGCTACGACGACATCGAGTTCGCCGCCGCCGCGGCCGTCCCTCTCACTTCCGTACGGCAGCCCGCGGTCACCATGGGCACCCTCGCGGCGGAGATGCTGCTGGAGGAGACGGAGGAGGACGGGACGAAGCGGCACGAGCACCGGCGTGTCGTACTCCAGCCCGAGCTGGTGGTGCGCCGCTCCAGCCTGTCGGCCCGCTGA
- a CDS encoding BNR repeat-containing protein, translated as MKRRTLLGAALAGAVMTPALASGTARAADPGPSLTLTGTTTLDTQAVFFVSYDGLVNNNAFQKNGLLTYKGYQYAVWYTADRGAVVGRRALGATTWSTVKVGHTLRYDDSHNVISMGVSKVDDRLHLNMDSHSDGFTYVKSVAGLMDNPAGLSWTASRFGAPQSTLDGLALTSQFTYPQFISTPEGGLQLSYRVAVSGNGRNALAEYDGSTWTNLGEWSSSTGTYTSEHGSSTARNMYLHGIDYDRGGRLHSFFTWREQNGAVMCNGGGITNHDTGYVYSDDRGRTWRNNAGTVVGTTGGSDKVAVTDSGLVIDAINPDHSLMNQESQFTDSAGLPHAIISYVPGRFGQCTTDYVADRTANGRAFHVRKDASGAWQKTEIPVPLNSSQRTKLILDKYDNAYAIFPFCRIAGASKASGYTDWTVLYDGVTAGLNAFGEVVIDETRVGQDHYLSIMYQEKSSGTTPSALRNLNFRLPA; from the coding sequence ATGAAGAGACGCACCCTGCTGGGCGCCGCCCTCGCCGGAGCCGTGATGACCCCCGCCCTCGCGTCCGGCACCGCCCGTGCCGCCGACCCCGGCCCGTCCCTCACCCTGACCGGCACGACCACGCTCGACACGCAGGCCGTCTTCTTCGTGTCGTACGACGGCCTGGTCAACAACAACGCCTTCCAGAAGAACGGCCTGCTGACCTACAAGGGCTATCAGTACGCCGTCTGGTACACCGCCGACCGAGGCGCCGTCGTCGGCCGCCGCGCGCTCGGCGCCACCACCTGGTCCACGGTCAAGGTGGGCCACACCCTGCGCTACGACGACTCCCACAACGTCATCTCGATGGGGGTCTCGAAGGTCGACGACCGCCTCCATCTCAACATGGACTCGCACAGCGACGGCTTCACCTACGTCAAGTCGGTCGCCGGGCTGATGGACAACCCGGCAGGCCTGAGCTGGACCGCGAGCCGCTTCGGCGCACCCCAGTCGACCTTGGATGGCCTCGCACTCACCTCGCAGTTCACCTACCCGCAGTTCATCTCCACCCCCGAGGGCGGACTCCAGCTCAGCTACCGGGTCGCCGTCTCCGGCAACGGCCGAAACGCCCTCGCCGAGTACGACGGTTCGACCTGGACCAACCTCGGCGAGTGGTCCAGCTCCACCGGCACGTACACCAGCGAGCACGGCTCCTCGACCGCTCGCAACATGTACCTGCACGGCATCGACTACGACCGGGGCGGGCGCCTGCACTCCTTCTTCACCTGGCGCGAGCAGAACGGCGCCGTGATGTGCAACGGCGGCGGCATCACCAACCATGACACCGGCTACGTCTACTCCGACGACCGCGGCCGGACCTGGCGCAACAACGCCGGCACCGTCGTCGGCACGACCGGCGGCTCCGACAAGGTCGCCGTCACCGACAGCGGACTGGTGATCGACGCGATCAACCCGGACCACTCCCTGATGAACCAGGAGAGCCAGTTCACCGACTCCGCGGGCCTGCCGCACGCGATCATCAGCTACGTCCCCGGCCGCTTCGGGCAGTGCACCACCGACTACGTCGCCGACCGCACCGCGAACGGCCGCGCCTTCCATGTGCGCAAGGACGCCTCGGGCGCCTGGCAGAAGACCGAGATTCCGGTCCCGCTGAACTCCAGCCAGCGCACCAAGCTGATCCTGGACAAGTACGACAACGCGTACGCGATCTTCCCGTTCTGCCGGATAGCCGGAGCTTCCAAAGCCTCCGGATACACGGACTGGACGGTGCTGTACGACGGTGTCACCGCCGGGCTGAACGCCTTCGGCGAGGTCGTGATCGACGAGACGCGCGTCGGTCAGGACCACTACCTGTCGATCATGTACCAGGAGAAGTCCAGCGGTACGACACCCTCGGCGCTGCGCAACCTCAACTTCCGCCTGCCTGCCTGA